Below is a genomic region from Caretta caretta isolate rCarCar2 chromosome 18, rCarCar1.hap1, whole genome shotgun sequence.
aaaTCCTGTCCCATACTCAATCCATTAGTTCAGCTGGTGGAaaatttctgttctgtgggaaaATTCTCAAAAATCCTGATTCAGAAACATTCTTTTGCTTAGgtaaaaatgtttagttttggttgtcatatttaatattattaaaatatagtAAGTCAAAAATTTGAcactattgaaatgaaacattttacctTACCAAAACAAAATGATAAAGCTGAAAAAACATTTAGacattttcctttcaaaaatcaaaagttcctgcaaaatgtttcaatttagattaaactgccccccccccccccaaaacaaaacaaaacatcaaaatgTTCAGTTGAAAGATTATCAGCCGGCTGTACCCAATAGCTCAggatgctttgagcaggggttggactagatgacctcctgaggtcccttccaaccctgatattctatgattctatgtttgtcTAACAGATTGTCAATATTGGTCAAATTTGCTTGAAGTTTTGGCACCACTCTAACATTCTTTGGACATATAGACTAGAAGCTAGAAAGGAGTTCATAggagcaaaattaaaataaacaaaaaaaaaacacttcagagATTTATTCTTCTTACCTGCATGAACTCAATGTTTCCAAAGAATCGATCCACTGGCATTGGCTGGTTACTGTCCTCATCTAAGAAAGCACTATTGTCCAGTTGAATTGGTTTCTTCTGGAGATCCACGGTCTCCAGCCCAGACTCATCTGCAAACGCAGTTCCACAGCTGCTCTCCTCTTCCACATTTGGGATATGGTTTTGCAGAAAagtttcaccttcctctttctTTGGTGGGCAGCTATTTCCCTTCAGTGCAgatggttttatggaaatatcatcatcattcccctctctctcttcatTAATCTTTGGTGCACTTTTGATTTTACTCTGTAAAGGCTTCATATTGGGGTCAACTGAGTCTCCCAAGAGTTGAGTCTCATCAGATGTTTCCGTTGGTTCTTTCAGACGGCGAACACTTCCATTTCCAGATACAAGTTCTTGTAACTGCAGTTTCACTAGActgtttttttcacattttagCCTCTTTGAAGGGCGTCTGTCAGttgctttgtgtgaagaagcCTATCACAAAGAAAGAAGATCTAAGGTCTAGTTCAAATAAACTTCACTAGACAACATTAGTGGCAGGCTGGATATAGAGCTTAACAGCTTAATGAAGTGAACACTGGGTGTTCTTTAAGGGGCTGCTGTTTGATCTAAAGCTATATGCTTAAGTAAAGTTGATTTTATGATAAACAGTGGGTTTAAAATTTGACGCAATTGTAATTTTGTGAAATGTAAACAATCAATCACCATTTGGAATCCTCTTCCTATAGAAAGCACAGAACTAACATAGCATGTGGATGATCACCCATCATATTTTTCACAATATTCTTCTTGATAATTACCATAACAGAACAAACAACTTTATACACCTTATTTTATGAGATAGCTGTATAGGAATTCACAAGACAGTACATACACACATGGTTTACCACAGTGCACTTTATGCTGTGAACAACAAATCCAGAAAACTGACTCCACAATGTATAAACTTGTTCCCTTGATTGTGTTTTTTTGCATAGCCATATAATCAAATAATGTAAATATAGTGAATCTGAAACGTTTTCTTTAACCAATT
It encodes:
- the C18H1orf174 gene encoding UPF0688 protein C1orf174 homolog; this encodes MRTRKLADGVPSSERQKAGNNTATQSSSHQEVDLCKSTKTVCLASSHKATDRRPSKRLKCEKNSLVKLQLQELVSGNGSVRRLKEPTETSDETQLLGDSVDPNMKPLQSKIKSAPKINEEREGNDDDISIKPSALKGNSCPPKKEEGETFLQNHIPNVEEESSCGTAFADESGLETVDLQKKPIQLDNSAFLDEDSNQPMPVDRFFGNIEFMQDLPAAAVTCTTMSRREFRKLHFIAKEDDDDDDDAL